Proteins from a single region of Rutidosis leptorrhynchoides isolate AG116_Rl617_1_P2 unplaced genomic scaffold, CSIRO_AGI_Rlap_v1 contig469, whole genome shotgun sequence:
- the LOC139883887 gene encoding S-norcoclaurine synthase 1-like has protein sequence MEESKIMRGDDFGGSLPVANVQALAANNSLGNIPLRYIRPEYEHDVVVDEDSDHQIPVIDMSKLVGAHEDELAKLHSACKYWGFFQLINHGVGEQVTDKMKQDIEEFFKLPLEEKISYAQLPNSVQGYGQAFVHSEEQKLDWNDMLFLIIQPIYHRNLRFWPTTPSSFRETLEQYSSGVQAVSKTLLRMMAKNLGLISDDNLLSMFKDGGQGIRMNYYPPCVQANKVIGLTPHSDANALTLLLQVNQVQGLQIKNDGKWIPVKPLPGAFTVNIGDIIEVAGNGEYKSIEHRAIVNPEKERLSIAAFHSPNYKAMIGPLPELLKNHIVGYKTMKTYEEYLRKSARSKLDGKNELEGFKL, from the exons ATGGAGGAAAGTAAGATCATGAGAGGGGACGACTTTGGCGGGTCTCTTCCGGTAGCAAATGTTCAAGCTCTTGCTGCCAACAACTCGCTTGGAAATATTCCACTCAGATACATCCGGCCGGAATATGAGCACGATGTAGTAGTTGACGAAGACTCCGATCACCAAATTCCAGTGATCGATATGAGCAAACTTGTAGGTGCCCATGAAGATGAGTTGGCTAAACTTCATTCAGCTTGTAAATATTGGGGTTTCTTCCAG TTGATCAATCATGGAGTTGGTGAACAGGTGACGGATAAAATGAAGCAAGATATTGAGGAATTCTTCAAATTGCCGCTAGAAGAAAAGATTAGTTACGCGCAACTGCCAAATAGTGTCCAAGGTTACGGACAGGCTTTTGTTCATTCTGAAGAACAGAAGCTTGACTGGAATGACATGCTATTCCTAATTATTCAGCCTATTTATCATAGAAACTTGAGATTCTGGCCAACAACTCCCTCATCTTTCAG AGAAACTCTTGAGCAGTACTCATCTGGGGTGCAGGCTGTTTCGAAAACCCTGTTGAGGATGATGGCTAAGAACTTGGGATTAATTTCGGACGATAATCTATTAAGCATGTTTAAAGATGGAGGACAAGGGATTAGAATGAATTACTATCCACCTTGTGTGCAAGCAAATAAAGTGATTGGCCTTACTCCACACTCTGATGCTAATGCGTTGACCTTGCTTCTTCAAGTCAATCAAGTTCAAGGACTTCAGATAAAGAATGACGGCAAATGGATTCCGGTCAAACCGCTCCCAGGCGCATTTACTGTCAACATTGGCGATATCATAGAGGTAGCTGG CAATGGTGAATACAAGAGCATTGAACACAGAGCAATTGTTAACCCGGAGAAGGAGCGACTATCGATTGCGGCATTTCACAGTCCAAATTATAAAGCCATGATTGGTCCTCTGCCCGAGCTTTTGAAAAATCATATAGTTGGATACAAAACCATGAAAACATATGAGGAATATCTAAGAAAGAGTGCACGTAGCAAGCTTGATGGCAAAAACGAGTTGGAAGGATTCAAACTCTAG